In Gouania willdenowi chromosome 15, fGouWil2.1, whole genome shotgun sequence, one DNA window encodes the following:
- the LOC114476964 gene encoding androgen-dependent TFPI-regulating protein — translation MTSVVSKVYHITVFSWYVLIVKSLLAKEGEELPAGIFVYGGPWKYLTFLNLLLQMVFFGLAAVHDLQPGKKSENILGKSKDLLFSVFAFPVGMFVVLLFWSIFVYDRELVYPATIDTFFPPWINHAMHTIVLPILLGEVLVQPHTFPQTKHALALLGVVGGAYLFWILWVYMSVGIWVYPLLGLFSTPGLVGFFFFNMSVVFLLFQLGKVLNRRVWASRYYVSTTDKRKGSSLK, via the exons ATGACTTCCGTTGTGAGCAAAGTGTATCACATCACAGTCTTCAGCTGGTATGTGTTGATTGTTAAGAGTCTTTTGGCAAAGGAAGGAGAGGAGTTACCTGCAGGGATCTTTGTCTACGGAGGACCCTGGAAGTACCTTACCTTTTTGAATTTG TTATTGCAAATGGTATTTTTTGGACTCGCAGCTGTACATGATCTTCAACCTGGAAAGAAATCAGAGAATATTCTTGGCAAGAGTAAAGACcttcttttttcagtttttgcctTCCCTGTGGGCATG TTTGTCGTTCTGCTCTTTTGGTCAATCTTTGTCTATGACAGAGAATTAGTGTACCCAGCTACTATCGACACGTTCTTTCCACCCTGGATAAACCATGCAATG CATACCATTGTTCTTCCAATTCTGCTGGGAGAGGTGCTGGTTCAGCCTCACACATTCCCACAGACCAAACACGCTCTGGCACTGTTAGGCGTTGTGGGTGGGGCTTATTTATTCTG GATCCTATGGGTGTACATGTCAGTTGGGATTTGGGTGTATCCCTTGCTGGGGCTCTTCAGCACCCCCGGACTGGtgggcttcttcttctttaacatGTCAGTGGTCTTTTTGCTCTTCCAGCTTGGAAAAGTGTTAAACAGGCGTGTGTGGGCTAGCAGATACTACGTTTCCACCACTGATAAAAGGAAAGGATCGTCACTAAAGTAa